Part of the Pseudobdellovibrionaceae bacterium genome is shown below.
TGACTCAGCCCACGCAAGAGTTCTCTGCCTGGCCGCTTTTTTCTGGCGCGCTTTGTATTTGTCGTGTGAGGCTTTGCCACTCAAGTTTTCAAGATAGGTTTGATAATCGACAATTTGCACTTCAAAGGGATAAAAGAATGTAAATGCGGGGCCTTGCCCTCCGTCGTTTTTCACACGAATCATACGACGGGTGATAAATTTAATAAACCTGTACTCAAGACTTGAGAAAGAATTCAGTTTCAATAGGTATTTGGCGTCTTCACGATGTCTCTCTAAACGTGCCACCAATCGCTGATCAATTTCTTCGGGAGTGATCTTTTGATCGCCCGTTAAGTTTTCCATCTCCTGTAAAAACAGATTTGTTGGGTAAAGGGTGTTGTTAGACTGATCGGGCACATTGTGAGGAATACACACAATGTTTTTTTCAGATAGATATCGCATCACCCGAAAGGCATCAAACAAATGCTTGGTGATAAACCTCACCCCGACCTTATCGAGAAGACTAAAGGCCACCACGTCAGGCTTTGCCAGAAGTTTTGTTATAGAAGACGAGGAGGTTTTAAACGCCTTCACATCGAACTTTTTAAGCACAATGGATTCAGGGTCAGAGGCCGGCCCCAGGGTCACACCCCGCACAGGATCGTTATAAATATGAGCTTGAATGGGCCGCAAAATCTGCTCTTGAATGGGCGAAGAAAACTTGGTGAACAGGTCACTATCTAAGTGAACCAAAACGTGCATGACCTTAAGCAATGCACAAGCCCAAGACTGCAATGAAGGCTCACGCCCGCCACGCTGGCTGGCATAAACCAACAGGTTACCAAGGTCTCCTAATTTTTTCGGATCAGCCAAAACATCGGGGATCTTCTCGTCTTCTGTGAGAATTTCTGAGCGCATGTAGGTAACAGCTCGTGAGTGGTAGCCATAGACCTTCTGTCGATCTTCTTCATTTCGCAGATCAAAACCATAGGAACGTGCAAATTCATAGGCTTGATCAAGATCATGAACATTCAGTCGAGGGATGGACAGCGAATAAAGCCCCCCCACTAACGAATTGAGTGTGTCTGCATCAAAGTTGAAATTCATGGAAAAAAGTCTAACTCAGAAAAACCAAAGGTGCCAGGTCGTGAGTTTTAACTACGGTGTGTTAGAAAAGGACTCTGACTAAAATATTGGCATCTTTGCACAGCGCATTGACGCCCGCTTTATCATTTTAAGAATTATTTATTCGGCAACGAGTACCCATGATGGGTCGAAGAAATTAAACTGATTCGCAAAGGGGATTTGGTATATTGTGTTGGGCTTTCGCCCACCACCTATTGACATCGAAACAAGTTACAGGCGTTAACTTCAAACCGACCTAATGAGCCTTGAGCCGGCGTGCCGCCATTCCAGTGGGCTGTGTTTTTGTAGCTCACATCACCAGTGATCATTCCACCCGTGCTCAACATGCCATAAAAAGTGACTGTTCCGTAGTTATCACCCACGGTGATTTCCACTTGATTGCCGTTCACTCGCCCGGTGGCATTACCCAAAGGAATTTCCAAACCGTAGCCGCCGTTCTCTAAGGCCACCGAGTCAAAAATAATTAAATTGATTTGACCGCCACGGATTTCGCTATTGGTGTATCCATAGGGATTGAACGACCCATTTTGAAGGTTCAGCTGACCATTAAAATAAAGTCCTGTGCCTTGAATATCCACATAGCCTAGAACCTGAAGAGGATCATTTGTCGCAGAAATAAATCCATCCACTCGATCTTGGAATGTGCCACCGTAGCCGCCATTATTATATATGTATCCTAAAGTGGACATGGAAACTTGGCTACCTGGAGCGCCTGGACTCACCGGACCGCCAACACCCACTCGATCACCGCGATACATATCAATTCGAGTTTTGCTTTTCTTATCTGAGCAAGCCGTAAGGGCTAGGCCCAAAATAGCTATCAATAAAATGTTGAGCGTGTTTTTCATCACTCTTCTCCTCGCATAAGCGTTTCAACAAAGAGAAAGGCAAGGAGCAGGCCTAAAAAAAGGCCTCAAGCCCCGCATAGATTCGATCTGGCGGCCGGTGGGCCAAAAGCCCCTTGGCGCTGCCACAGAGAGGCATCGGGCTGTCCATTTTTTAGACAGCCTATGGCCCCTGTCCATAGATGCGCTAATTCATGGCGGGCCGGCCAAAATATTATTAAATTATTCACACTGTGCTCGCTACCATGCGACACCGAATACACGCTTCGCCCACCATCCTGCCATACCTCAATCTGAAATTTAATTTTCTACCCGGGCAGAATTTTGTTATTTGGCATTGGATTAAAAAAACACTTCGTCAACCATGTGTCCCGCCTGACAAAACCGGAGCTTCACGTCCATATTCAAAATTCGACCCAGAGTTTTGTGTGGCAGCCCACATAAATTTCGACAAAGGCCCGAAGTTGGGCGCGACGAACCACCTATGCACCCAGAACAACTGAGTTTTTTTGCAACACATGATCCTATACACCTTGCCGATAAAAAAGCTGTATTATCAATATATTACACTATATAATGTATAGGATATGGCAGACGAAAAACCCACCCAGTACAGCCTCGAACTCACAGTCAACGGCCACAACGTCGAAATAGTTCTGATCGGACGCCACTATCTTGAAAAGCACGGCAGCTATTTGAACGACCAAATCATCTTAGATCTTGTTATGGCACTTGACGGTGGAGACTTCCCCCCAGACTCCATAACCAACGGCCTTGAGTATTATGCAGCCGACATCGAGTGGGGTGAACCCGCCAAGATCTATCGCCTGATATGGCTGTTTGAAGGCGCGAAACTGGAAATACTAGGCGTGGTGAGCGTCTATCGTCGCAAGACGCGAAAGAAATAATGGGGAATGCATGAAAACAAAATCAAAGCTTGAGAGCTTAACCAAAAAACAAATTGCCGAGATAGAAAGAAGTGCTGAACAACGCACAGACATACCCCTTTTGAAGTCGACACAAGTGAATATGCGTCTTCAGAGTGATACTCTGTTAAAAGCCAAGAAGTTGGCTGAGGCCCAAGGAGTGCCCTATACTTCTTTTTTAAAAAAGCTCTTGAAAGAAGACATTGATCGACTCTGGAAAGTCTTTAAAAAAGCCGAATAAGGCCCGCACCGGCCAATAGCGCACCTTAGACCGGCAACAGGCAAACCAATTGATCCAAGTGCGTAGCCCTTAAACAGTAACCGGCGTTTGCCCTTCTACGGTCTCCACTGGCTTTGCGGCTTCCGCTACACCATTTACTGGTTTTCGATCGCCATAGAAACAGCGATTGGACTTTGCCAAGTTCACAAGTGGTTGCGCCGGACGAAAACGCTGACCCAGACGTTGCGCATAGACTTCAAGTTCTTGCACGATATACTCGCTACCAACGGAATCGGCGTATTTTAACAAGCCTCCTCGAAAGGGTGGAAACCCTGTGCCCATAATCATGGCCAGGTCCACTTCCTGAGGTGTGTTCACGATCTTGTCTTGGATCAAAGCCAAAGAGGCTTCGTTAATCATCTGAAACATCCCTCGCTCCAAACACTCTTTTTCTGTTAGAGGGTCTGTGGGCGCCTTCAGCCCAAGCTCTTGATATATGGAACCATCTACGCCGGTTTCTTTGCCTCTATCATCATAGATGTAAAAACCTTTTTTATTCTTTCGACCCAAACGGTCAGTGGCTGAGAGCTTTTCTGCTAACTCTGACACCTGAATGCGTTCGCCCAATGAGGCTTTAAATATTTTTAAAACCTTTATTCCAACATCCAGGCCCACTTCATCTAGCAAACGATAAGGACCCATGGGCATACCAAAGGTGTGAGTGTAAAAACGATCCACTTTCTCTACACTCATCCCCTCTTCCAATAGGAAAAGAGCTTCACCCATATAAGGTAGCAATAAGCGGTTAACCAAAAAACCGGGACCATCTTTAACCACCACGGGAGTTTTTCCCATTTTCTTTGATAGAGCAAAAATAGTCGCTACCGCACGGTCATTGGTCTGCTCGCCGCGAATCACCTCCACCAGAGGCATCTTATGAACAGGATTAAAGAAGTGCATACCAACAAAATTTTCAGGTCGCGGGTGGCCCTTTGCCATTTCTGTCACACTTAATGAAGATGTGTTAGTGGCAATAATGCAATCCTCAGGACAGTGTTTGGCTGTTTCGCCAATGACAGCTTGCTTGATTTTCATATCCTCGACAATGGCCTCAACCACGACTTGCATATGACCAAATCCTGCATAATCAAGACCACCACTGATATGACTCATTTTTTGCGCCAGCTCGTACTTATTCATCCGTCGCTGCTGCATTTTCTTTTCCCACAGGTCACGGGCCGATTTAAATCCAATGGCCAATGCCTCGTTAGAAATATCCTTCATGCGAACATCAATACCTTTGTCGGCGGCCACATAGGCAATGCCTCCGCCCATCACACCGGCCCCAAGCACGCCCATGTGCTCGACTTTTTCAGGCTTCACCGCTGTGTCAGACACTCCCGTTTGTTTTTTCACGTCTTCCATCATGAAAAACAAATCAATCAAATACTTGCTCACATCTGTGACGGCCACTTTGCAAAAACCCTCAGTCTCGATAGCCAAAGCTTTTTTGCGATTGCCCATTCCGTAGGTTTTTTTAATCACCTCAAGCGCCTTTAACGGGGCTGGGTAAAAACCTTTTGATTGTTTCATCACCGTCTTTTGCGCCTGCGAAAACACCACTGGTCGCCCAACCATAGAATGAAGAAACTTATCCATTGTGGTTTTTGGCTTAAACTGTTTACGCCGCTTGCCCCGCTGACCCGCCACAGCTTCACGGGCCATTTCCATGGCCCGACCTTCAAGGAGCGTTGTCGGGACCATTTCGTCGATCAGCCCCATTTTAGCAGCCTTAAGACTGGGCACAGTTTTACCAGCCAGAATGATATCTAAAGCATTGGGTAAACCAATAATCCGGGGCATGCGCACACACCCACCAAAACCAGGTATGATACCCAACTGCACTTCAGGTAAACCAATCTTTGTGGAGGCATCGTCTGACCCCAAACGATAATCGCAGGCCATGATCAACTCACAGCCGCCCCCCACGCAGGCCCCATGTACAGCGGCAATCACCGGCATAGGCAAATCTTCAAGCCGATTCAAGATGGCATGGGCCTTTTCAATAGATATCTTGAAGTCCTCTTCTTTGGTTATGTTTTTGATTTCATCAATATCGGCGCCCGCTATAAATATATTGGGCTTTCCTGATAACAACACCACAGCCTTACACGAGGACTTTTCAATCTCTGCCAACACTTCATCAAGCCGAACCATCACCGGCGAAGAGAGCTTATTGACTTTTTCGCCTATGAGATCAAACTCAACAACAGCCACACCGTCTTTTTCTGTCCACCGAATACTTTCTTGAATGCTCATGGCCTACGCCTCTCTTTCTACGATCATCGCACCGCCTTGCCCACCACCAATACATAAAGTGGCCAGACCAAACTGCTTATCACTTCTCATCATTTCACGAATCAATGTTAACACCAATCGAGTGCCCGTCGCTCCTACGGGATGTCCCAGTGCGATGGCTCCTCCATTCACATTAAGTTTGCTGGGGTCAATTTCACCAACGGCAGAACCCAAACCCAACTTCTCTTTGGCAAACTGATCGCTGGCAAACGCTTTTTCACAAGCCATCACCTGAGCCGCAAAGGCCTCGTTCAACTCTATGAGGTCCATGTCTTTAAGAGTTAATCCCGCTCGCTTCAATGCCAATGGCGTAGCATAAGCCGGCCCCAGCCCCATTCGCTCGGGCTCCAGCCCTGCAAAAGCATAGCTTCTGATTTTCGCAAGTGGCTTGTAGCCCAATTCATTAGCACGCTTTCGACTCATTAATAAAAGCATGGCTGCGCCGTCCGTAATAGGGCAAGCATTGCCCGCAGTGATGGTGCCGTATCTTTTATCAAAAAAAGGCTTTAGTTTACCCAATTGCTGCATGGACTGGCCTTTACGTGGCCCAACGTCATCAGCAACAATTTTTTTGTATTTGGGAGCCAAAAACACGGGCGTGATCTCGTCTTTTAAGCGCCCCTCTTCCATGGCCTTCACGGCCTTTAAATGACTCTCAACGGCAAACTGGTCTTGCATTTCACGGGTCAAACCAAATTCTTTAGCTAAAATCTCAGCGGTTTGCCCCATGTTGATTCCCACAAAGGGATCGGTCAAACCCTCCATCACCGAAATGCGAGGTTTGAGATAGTTCAGCTTCATTTTCTTTAAAGCACTAAGTTTTTGGCCCACCGTTTTTGCATAGACAAATTCACCAAACACATCGGCAAACTTTTTACTAAAAAGGAGCGGCAGCTGTGACATACTCTCTGTGCCACCCGCCACCACCGTGTCAACGGTTCCGGAACGAATTTTATCGTAGCCCGTGGCCACACTTTCAAGAGCTGATGCACAATTTCTGTGCACAGTGAAGGCTGAGGTTTTCTGCGGAATCCCCGAACGCAACGCAACAACACGCGAAATATTCACTGCATCCGACGGGTTACCGGTATTGCCGATAATGACCTCATCCACCTCAGATACATCCAAATCCGTACGAGCTAGAAGCTCTTTTAACGCCACCGACCCCAATTCTGCCGCATGGACATCCCGCAAGTCCGCACCTGCTTTGGCAAAGGGGGTTCTTACTCCATCGACGATCACCACATCACGTTCACTAGACATTAGGCACTCCTCTTTTTCCCTTTTTGAAGCCTGCCCCCACACACCCTCGTTGTCAATATTGACAGACATGGACACTCACTTCTAACTTAGCTCTACGACAAAGGACCCTTTATGCCAAAAAATTTAGACCGCGAAGCACTTGAATACCACGCCTCAGGAAAACCTGGAAAAGTTGACGTTCGATCCAGTAAAAAATGTGACACAGAGTATGATCTCTCATTGGCCTACTCTCCTGGTGTTGCCGCTCCCTGCCGAGCCATTGCAGAAGACCCGGCGCTCGTCAGCAAGTACACCACACGGGGCAATCTTGTAGCTGTGATCACAAATGGCACGGCCGTGCTCGGATTAGGTGACATCGGTCCCTATGCCGCAAAACCAGTGATGGAGGGTAAGGGCGTTTTATTTAAACAGTTTGCCGGTATTGACGTCTTTGATATCGAAATGGATGCAAAAGATCCCAAAGAGTTTATTGCCGCAGTGAAAGCACTAGAGCCTACCTTTGGCGGCATTAACCTTGAAGATATCGCAGCACCGGCTTGTTTTGAAATTGAAAAAACTTTGTCGGCAGAAATGAAAATTCCTATTTTTCATGATGATCAGCATGGGACGGCGATAATCAATGCCGCCGCCCTGATCAACGCCTGTGAATTGACCCATCGCGCGCTCAAAGAAACCCGTATTGTTTTTAACGGAGCTGGTGCTGCGGCCATCGCTTGCGCCCGACTGCTTGTTCGCATGGGCGCCACAAGAGAAAACATTCTCCTCTGCGACTCTAAAGGTGTTGTCTACGAGGGCCGAAAAGAGGGGATGAATATATATAAATCAGAATTCGCCGCACCCACTGAAAGGCGAACCTTGGCCGATGCCGTAGATGGCTCTGATGTGTTCATTGGCCTCAGTGTGGCCGGAGTAATGACCCCTGATATGCTTAAAACTATGGCACCCTCACCCATTGTTTTTGCCATGGCCAACCCCGACCCAGAGATAGACCCGACGTTAGCTAAAGAAACTCGAGATGATGTGATCATTGCCACGGGTCGCTCGGACTACCCTAACCAAGTAAACAATGTGCTGGGGTTTCCTTCGATTTTTCGGGGCGCCCTTGACGTGCAAGCCACCTGCATCAATGAAGACATGAAAATTGCAGCCGTCAATGCTTTAGCTCAACTGGCTCGTGAAGATGTGCCCGATAGTGTGTCGGCGGTATATGATAACAAGGCCTTTCATTTTGGGCCTGAGTATATTATCCCGAAACCCTTTGACCCGCGCGTATTGATGTATGTAGCTCCGGCTGTTGCAAAGGCCGCCATGGACTCAGGTGTCGCGCAAAACCCCATCAAAAATTTCAAAGCCTACCGGGAACAATTAGAAGCCCTAAACAGCTTTCGCCGCGGTTTTATTAGAACCACGATCAATCGAATTAAATCTCACTGCCGGCGAACGGGCTCTGATATCCCCACATTGATTTTTCCGGAAGGCCGCAGCTCAAAAATTTTAAAAGCCATTAACTCCATTGCTAAAGAAAAAATCTGCCACCCCATTTTACTCGGCTACGAAGACGAAGTGAGGCAGAAAATTGCCGAGATGGAACTTGATGAACTGTCAAACGTGCCGGTGTTTCATCCTTCCCGACATCCTAGATACAAAGAGTTTGTCAGTGCGTTTTATGAAAAACGAAAACGAAAAGGAATTATGTATTCTGAGGCTGAGCGTTTAATGGCCAACCCCTATTATTTTTCGGCCATGGCCGTAGAAATGGGCGAAGCCAATGGAGTGATTTCTGGCGCCACCCAAAATTACGCGGAATGTGTTAAACCCATTTTACAGATTATCGGCACTGGACGAGGGCAGGTGGCTTCGGGATTAAACGTGGTTCTTATTGATGATCGCATGTTGTTTTTTGCCGACACCACAGTGAACATTAGCCCGTCGGCAGAGGAAGTGGCCAATATTGCAATTAATGTTTCACGAGTGGCGAAGTATTTTGGCATTGAGCCGCGTATTGCCATGCTCAGCTACTCCAACTTTTCAGGACGCGGAGAGATTCCGTATAAAATGAAAAAAGCCGCACAAATCGTCAAAAACCTTAAGCCAAATTTGATCGTGGACGGCGAGATGCAGGCCGATACAGCCATTAACCCTGATATTGTGGATCGAATTTTTCCATTTTGTGACATCAAGGGAGGCGCCAACGTGCTTATATTCCCCACCTTAGAGGCCGGCAATATTTCTTACAAATTAGTGCAACAGCTCAGTGGCGGAGAGGTGTTGGGACCTTTTCTAATGGGAGTAAAAAAACCAGCTAACGTACTCCAACGCACTTGCACCGTGGATCATGTCATAAACACTATTGTGCTCACCGCACTTGAAACTCAAGCCTATACGCATGGCCAATAGTTTTTTGACTGAAACAAAAAAAGAAAAAACGTTAGTTGCTGGCATTGGCCTGAAACAAGATGATTTTTCCGAAATCAAAGAGAGTGTGGCCGAACTCGAAGACCTCGTCTATGCCGCCGGCGGCGAGGTGGTTGGGACCATTGTTCAAATTTTGCCCAGCTTCAACCCAAGTACTCTGATGGGATCTGGAAAAGTCACAGAAATCAAAGAAATGGCCGACACCACTACAGCAACGCTTTTGGTGGTTGACCATCAACTTTCGGGCAGCCAGATGCGAAATCTCGAAGCCGAGCTGGGGATTCGTGTCATTGATCGCAGTCAATTAATTTTGGACATCTTTGCCAGTCGCGCCCAAACCTATGAGGGAAAATTACAAGTGGAGCTAGCACAAATGCTCGATCAACTACCTCGAATGGTGGGCGGGTGGCATGGCTCTCTCTCAAGGCAGGCTGGAGGAATTGGCACTCGAGGCCCTGGAGAATCCGCCCTAGAGCTGGATCGCCGGCGCATCAACGAGCGCGTAAAAGTCATTCGCAAAAAACTTGAAGACGTAAAGAAAAATCGACAACAACATCGGGCCAAGCGAAAGCGACAAAATGTGCCCAGCTTTGCCTTGATCGGGTACACCAATAGTGGCAAGAGCACTTTATTAAATAAACTGACTCAATCGCAGGTTCTGGCAAAAGATCAACTGTTTGCCACCCTTGACCCCACAACTCGGCAAATCATGCTGCCTGATGTAGGACTGGCGGTACTCACTGACACTGTGGGCTTTATTCGAAAACTCCCCACCCAACTCATTGAAGCCTTTAAGGCCACCTTAGAAGAGTCGGCCGAGGCTGACATACTCATCCATGTCATCGACCTTTCAAGTCCGCAAATGGAAAGACAACAAGAGGTCGTTCAACAGTTGATGCGAGACTTAAAATGGGACGACAAACCCTTGATTCACGCCTTCAACAAAGTGGATGTGGCACCCCTTGAGAGGCAAATGAGTGTTAAAGCGTTTCCTCGCGTGTTTGTCAGCGCCGTTGAAGGACGTGGCCTTGAAAAACTCAAACACCTCATGGCCGAAGCGGCGAAAAACCTTCAACAAACAGTTGAACTCTATTTTTCAAAGAAAGACGAACATTTGATTTACGAACTAGGGAAAGACGGCCAGATCTTAAAAAGCGAAGCTAGCCCCCATGGTACAGTTTGTACGGTGGCACTCAACCCCACCCAAATATCCAGGTGGGAGTCTTATCTTACGCGGTGACAGGCTCTTCTTTTAGTCATTGTGGCTCATTGCGGGCCGGCTTTTTGCCCAACAAGATATCCAGTTCCTTGTAGATCAGATCCTCATCGAACTTCACAATATAACGTCCAAGTTGCTCATTCTCAATATCCCTTATCAATGCTGGATTTGATAGACTTGAGTTTATCAAAATAGGGATATCCCTGGCTGGCGGACGCTTTTTTAACTCTCGAATAAAGTCGATGCCATTCATAATGGGCATCTCCAGATCTGAAAAAATAAAATCAAACCGATAACTATGCTCTTCTAGCCTCTTCAGACCATCAGCTCCGTTGTCAGCCATAACCGTCTCAAGTCCGAGCTTCTCAAATAATAACTTGGTCTTTTTCTGAAACAACTTGGAGTCCTCGACCACAAGAGCCCGCAACCCCTGAAATCTAGGATGAACATCTTTAGCAATGGTGGATTTATCTAGCATGATATCTAAACTTTCTAAGATAGCCTCTATATCCAATGTATAAACGTATCCCTCACTGGTCTTAATTAATCCATTTACAAACGATGTATTGACTCTCGATATGGCCTCTGGGAGCGGCAAGTGCTCGGAGTTTCTTCGGTCTAAAATTCGCCCGGTACGGCCAATAAAGATGCCCAAATAATAACCCTGAATATCGCAGATTAAAACACGTTTCCTGGGGGCCTGAGCGTGATCATCCCCCACGAATCCAGCCACGTCTAAAACAGGAATAGCTGTGCCGCGCAGATCGATTATTGCAACAAATGGAGCATGCTGTGGCGGCAATGCTGTCATTGAGTATTCTTCTGTTACTTCTTTTATTTTTTGCACGTTAAACGCAAACCATGGTGCATCATCGTTACCAGTTACTTGGAAATGTAGAAATAAGTCCAATTCATCATATTCTAATTTCTTAATGGACCCGTATGCTGATGAGCTCATGCCGATATCTCCATCACTCTAATAAAATCTTCTGCTTTTAAAATCCGAACCGGCTCACCATGAATAGCCACCGTCGATTGATCATAAATCTCAGCAGTTGATATATTCACCTTACCCACATCTTCGGCCATTAAGCACAAACGAACTCCATTTCTGACTTCCACCACCACAAATCTATGAACATGATCATCAGATTTTTCAATAGCGACATCACCCAGAACGAGTCGAGGATCCACTACCGGAACGATACCCCCGCGCAGACTCACCACACCCCTATGGCCCGGAACTTCTACTGGATAACGCACGACTTGGTGACTCTCCACAATTTCAGCAACAAGCTCAACAGGCATAGCCATCACGTAATTTTTCCATGAGAAGTGAATATAGATCCCATTGTTACTTTCAGACTCACGCTGCCTCTGCATTTTGATACCCCTCACGAATTCCGCCTCGCCGCAACAATTCAAACAATCGCCCCATAGACATAACAAAAATAGGTCGTCCATCTGAAAGCACCGAAACACCATTTAAAAACGGTATATCTGGACTGGCTTTTGGAAGTGACTGCAGCACCAGTTCAGTGTTGCCAAACAGTTCAGAAACACAAAATGCTACATACTCATTGTTCTGACGAACCACACAGACCGGAATTTCATGCCTAACGACATCAAACACCCTGGTCTTGGCACAGACAAATTCCTGCTCTAAATCAAAGCAGGGAATAAATTTATCGCGGTACAACAAAAGTTGTTTGTGGCCAGAAACCTTAAACTCTTCCACTGAAAAACGTCTGGCCTCAGCCAAGTCATGAGTGTTTATGGCATAAGTTTGATCACCTATC
Proteins encoded:
- a CDS encoding TIGR04552 family protein; amino-acid sequence: MNFNFDADTLNSLVGGLYSLSIPRLNVHDLDQAYEFARSYGFDLRNEEDRQKVYGYHSRAVTYMRSEILTEDEKIPDVLADPKKLGDLGNLLVYASQRGGREPSLQSWACALLKVMHVLVHLDSDLFTKFSSPIQEQILRPIQAHIYNDPVRGVTLGPASDPESIVLKKFDVKAFKTSSSSITKLLAKPDVVAFSLLDKVGVRFITKHLFDAFRVMRYLSEKNIVCIPHNVPDQSNNTLYPTNLFLQEMENLTGDQKITPEEIDQRLVARLERHREDAKYLLKLNSFSSLEYRFIKFITRRMIRVKNDGGQGPAFTFFYPFEVQIVDYQTYLENLSGKASHDKYKARQKKAARQRTLAWAESGQREE
- a CDS encoding enoyl-CoA hydratase/isomerase family protein; amino-acid sequence: MSIQESIRWTEKDGVAVVEFDLIGEKVNKLSSPVMVRLDEVLAEIEKSSCKAVVLLSGKPNIFIAGADIDEIKNITKEEDFKISIEKAHAILNRLEDLPMPVIAAVHGACVGGGCELIMACDYRLGSDDASTKIGLPEVQLGIIPGFGGCVRMPRIIGLPNALDIILAGKTVPSLKAAKMGLIDEMVPTTLLEGRAMEMAREAVAGQRGKRRKQFKPKTTMDKFLHSMVGRPVVFSQAQKTVMKQSKGFYPAPLKALEVIKKTYGMGNRKKALAIETEGFCKVAVTDVSKYLIDLFFMMEDVKKQTGVSDTAVKPEKVEHMGVLGAGVMGGGIAYVAADKGIDVRMKDISNEALAIGFKSARDLWEKKMQQRRMNKYELAQKMSHISGGLDYAGFGHMQVVVEAIVEDMKIKQAVIGETAKHCPEDCIIATNTSSLSVTEMAKGHPRPENFVGMHFFNPVHKMPLVEVIRGEQTNDRAVATIFALSKKMGKTPVVVKDGPGFLVNRLLLPYMGEALFLLEEGMSVEKVDRFYTHTFGMPMGPYRLLDEVGLDVGIKVLKIFKASLGERIQVSELAEKLSATDRLGRKNKKGFYIYDDRGKETGVDGSIYQELGLKAPTDPLTEKECLERGMFQMINEASLALIQDKIVNTPQEVDLAMIMGTGFPPFRGGLLKYADSVGSEYIVQELEVYAQRLGQRFRPAQPLVNLAKSNRCFYGDRKPVNGVAEAAKPVETVEGQTPVTV
- a CDS encoding thiolase family protein; translation: MSSERDVVIVDGVRTPFAKAGADLRDVHAAELGSVALKELLARTDLDVSEVDEVIIGNTGNPSDAVNISRVVALRSGIPQKTSAFTVHRNCASALESVATGYDKIRSGTVDTVVAGGTESMSQLPLLFSKKFADVFGEFVYAKTVGQKLSALKKMKLNYLKPRISVMEGLTDPFVGINMGQTAEILAKEFGLTREMQDQFAVESHLKAVKAMEEGRLKDEITPVFLAPKYKKIVADDVGPRKGQSMQQLGKLKPFFDKRYGTITAGNACPITDGAAMLLLMSRKRANELGYKPLAKIRSYAFAGLEPERMGLGPAYATPLALKRAGLTLKDMDLIELNEAFAAQVMACEKAFASDQFAKEKLGLGSAVGEIDPSKLNVNGGAIALGHPVGATGTRLVLTLIREMMRSDKQFGLATLCIGGGQGGAMIVEREA
- a CDS encoding NADP-dependent malic enzyme produces the protein MPKNLDREALEYHASGKPGKVDVRSSKKCDTEYDLSLAYSPGVAAPCRAIAEDPALVSKYTTRGNLVAVITNGTAVLGLGDIGPYAAKPVMEGKGVLFKQFAGIDVFDIEMDAKDPKEFIAAVKALEPTFGGINLEDIAAPACFEIEKTLSAEMKIPIFHDDQHGTAIINAAALINACELTHRALKETRIVFNGAGAAAIACARLLVRMGATRENILLCDSKGVVYEGRKEGMNIYKSEFAAPTERRTLADAVDGSDVFIGLSVAGVMTPDMLKTMAPSPIVFAMANPDPEIDPTLAKETRDDVIIATGRSDYPNQVNNVLGFPSIFRGALDVQATCINEDMKIAAVNALAQLAREDVPDSVSAVYDNKAFHFGPEYIIPKPFDPRVLMYVAPAVAKAAMDSGVAQNPIKNFKAYREQLEALNSFRRGFIRTTINRIKSHCRRTGSDIPTLIFPEGRSSKILKAINSIAKEKICHPILLGYEDEVRQKIAEMELDELSNVPVFHPSRHPRYKEFVSAFYEKRKRKGIMYSEAERLMANPYYFSAMAVEMGEANGVISGATQNYAECVKPILQIIGTGRGQVASGLNVVLIDDRMLFFADTTVNISPSAEEVANIAINVSRVAKYFGIEPRIAMLSYSNFSGRGEIPYKMKKAAQIVKNLKPNLIVDGEMQADTAINPDIVDRIFPFCDIKGGANVLIFPTLEAGNISYKLVQQLSGGEVLGPFLMGVKKPANVLQRTCTVDHVINTIVLTALETQAYTHGQ
- the hflX gene encoding GTPase HflX produces the protein MANSFLTETKKEKTLVAGIGLKQDDFSEIKESVAELEDLVYAAGGEVVGTIVQILPSFNPSTLMGSGKVTEIKEMADTTTATLLVVDHQLSGSQMRNLEAELGIRVIDRSQLILDIFASRAQTYEGKLQVELAQMLDQLPRMVGGWHGSLSRQAGGIGTRGPGESALELDRRRINERVKVIRKKLEDVKKNRQQHRAKRKRQNVPSFALIGYTNSGKSTLLNKLTQSQVLAKDQLFATLDPTTRQIMLPDVGLAVLTDTVGFIRKLPTQLIEAFKATLEESAEADILIHVIDLSSPQMERQQEVVQQLMRDLKWDDKPLIHAFNKVDVAPLERQMSVKAFPRVFVSAVEGRGLEKLKHLMAEAAKNLQQTVELYFSKKDEHLIYELGKDGQILKSEASPHGTVCTVALNPTQISRWESYLTR
- a CDS encoding response regulator, with translation MSSSAYGSIKKLEYDELDLFLHFQVTGNDDAPWFAFNVQKIKEVTEEYSMTALPPQHAPFVAIIDLRGTAIPVLDVAGFVGDDHAQAPRKRVLICDIQGYYLGIFIGRTGRILDRRNSEHLPLPEAISRVNTSFVNGLIKTSEGYVYTLDIEAILESLDIMLDKSTIAKDVHPRFQGLRALVVEDSKLFQKKTKLLFEKLGLETVMADNGADGLKRLEEHSYRFDFIFSDLEMPIMNGIDFIRELKKRPPARDIPILINSSLSNPALIRDIENEQLGRYIVKFDEDLIYKELDILLGKKPARNEPQ
- a CDS encoding chemotaxis protein CheW, translating into MQRQRESESNNGIYIHFSWKNYVMAMPVELVAEIVESHQVVRYPVEVPGHRGVVSLRGGIVPVVDPRLVLGDVAIEKSDDHVHRFVVVEVRNGVRLCLMAEDVGKVNISTAEIYDQSTVAIHGEPVRILKAEDFIRVMEISA